From Candidatus Eisenbacteria bacterium:
ATCGCGAGGTAGTGGGTGGGCTGGGGGTCGGGACCGAGATCCTCGCATACCTTCTTGAACGTGGCGTCGTCGCCGTAGTCGCCGTCGACGTAGCGCATGAGGCCCGCGAGCTTCGCGAAGGCCCCTTCGTCGACGCCGCCGCCGTGCTTCTCGATGCTCTCGCGCGCACGCGCGCGCAGCTTCTCCAGGTTCCAGCCCGCCCGTGCGACACCGATGACCGGCACGTCGAGACGGCCGTGCCGGACCATCGCCTGCAGCGCCGGGAAGATCTTCTTGTAGGCGAGATCGCCGGTCGCGCCGAAGAACACCAGGGCCTTCGATCGGGATCGGGTCATTTCGCCGGCCCCTTCTCGAGATGGCCGCCGAACTCGAAGCGCATGGCAGAGAGGAGCTTGTCCTGGAAGTCCGCCTCGCCGCGCGAGCTGAAGCGCTGGTAGAGCGCAGTCGAGAGGACGGGCACCGGGACGGCTTCGTCGATGGCGGCCTTGATCGTCCACCGTCCCTCGCCCGAGTCCGACACCTGGCCCGCGAAGCCCGCGAGGGCCGGGTCCTTCACCAGGGCCGCCGCCGTGAGGTCGAGCAGCCACGACGCGATCACGCTGCCGCGCCGCCACACCTCGGCAACGTCGCGCAGATTGAGATCGTACTGATAGTGCTCGGGATCGCGCAGCGGCGTCGTCTCGGCGTCGATCGCGTGCTGCTGCTTGCCGACGTTGGCGTCGCGTAAAATGCCCATCCCTTCGGCATACGCGGCCATAATCCCATATTCGATGCCGTTGTGGACCATCTTGACGAAGTGCCCGGCACCACTCGGGCCACAGTGCAGATATCCGTGCTCGGCCGTGCCGCCCAGCTTCTCGCGTCCGGGTGTGCGCGGGATGTCGCCCAC
This genomic window contains:
- a CDS encoding NADP-dependent phosphogluconate dehydrogenase codes for the protein GGVWGLERGYCMMIGGPAAAVQRLDPIFKTLAPGVGDIPRTPGREKLGGTAEHGYLHCGPSGAGHFVKMVHNGIEYGIMAAYAEGMGILRDANVGKQQHAIDAETTPLRDPEHYQYDLNLRDVAEVWRRGSVIASWLLDLTAAALVKDPALAGFAGQVSDSGEGRWTIKAAIDEAVPVPVLSTALYQRFSSRGEADFQDKLLSAMRFEFGGHLEKGPAK